A genomic segment from Pedobacter sp. MC2016-14 encodes:
- a CDS encoding TerC family protein, translating into MDFLHTILGDDIQAGLLIILNLIVIESLLSVDNAAVLATMVMDLPKDQREKALKYGIIGAYVFRGICLFLAAWLVTIWWLKPLGGFYLLYLAIDFLLKKRNKAKIKEEEEPVVDKAKSWIYRSTVGLVGNFWATVALVEVMDLAFSIDNVFAAVAFTDHIWLIYIGVFIGILAMRFVAQAFVKLMEKFTFLETAAFIVIGVLGLKLSSSLVTHFYPESPISHILESEKTDLFVSIFTVCVFAVPVISSLLFNFPKRHITNTEE; encoded by the coding sequence ATGGACTTTTTGCATACAATTTTAGGTGATGATATTCAGGCTGGGCTTTTAATTATCCTTAACCTTATCGTCATTGAAAGCTTACTTTCAGTAGATAATGCCGCAGTATTGGCTACTATGGTGATGGATTTACCGAAAGATCAGCGTGAAAAAGCTTTAAAATATGGCATCATCGGGGCCTACGTTTTTCGTGGGATCTGTCTGTTCCTTGCAGCATGGCTGGTTACCATCTGGTGGTTAAAGCCGCTTGGTGGTTTTTATTTGCTGTACCTGGCTATAGATTTTTTACTTAAAAAGAGAAATAAAGCGAAGATAAAAGAAGAGGAAGAGCCTGTAGTGGATAAGGCGAAAAGCTGGATTTACCGCTCTACTGTTGGCCTGGTAGGAAATTTTTGGGCTACAGTGGCTTTGGTAGAAGTTATGGACCTTGCTTTTTCTATAGACAATGTATTTGCCGCGGTTGCTTTTACAGACCATATCTGGCTGATCTACATCGGCGTATTTATCGGGATCCTGGCGATGAGGTTTGTTGCCCAGGCTTTTGTAAAACTGATGGAGAAATTTACTTTTTTGGAAACAGCGGCCTTTATTGTGATCGGTGTGTTAGGACTTAAACTCAGTTCTTCACTTGTGACTCATTTTTATCCGGAATCCCCAATCTCACATATCCTTGAAAGTGAAAAAACAGATTTGTTTGTTTCTATTTTTACCGTATGCGTATTTGCCGTTCCTGTAATCAGCTCGCTTTTATTTAACTTTCCAAAACGCCATATTACGAACACAGAGGAATAA
- a CDS encoding heavy metal translocating P-type ATPase metal-binding domain-containing protein, which translates to MLKPATTSAQTQCYHCGDDLPANPFVLESKQFCCVGCQGVYQILSKNDLCSYYAYNDVPGQTQKHQEKHFEYLDEESIAAGLVDYKDEKTTVITLYIPAIHCSSCIWLLENLYKINPSIVQSRIDFLKKQVTITYRNTEVSLRGVVETLAAIGYEPLISLQDVIKEQKSGNADRGLITKIAVAGFCFGNVMLLSFPEYFGLASFEQQFKDFFGWLNLAFSVPVLLYSSRDYFISAWKNLKVKNLNLDFPLALGIAVMFIRSAIEIITHTGAGFVDTLCALVFFLLIGKWMQQHTYHYLSFERDYRSYFPVAVTRIKNGIEKPAPLSELRIGDRMLVRSGEIIPADAILLKGESKIDFSFVTGESLPVEKVLGEVVYAGGRQLAGAIELEVVKPVSQSYLTKLWNNETFGSKQREIKTFSDTVSKYFSYVLLLIAFGAAAYWLFNHDLNKAVAAFTAVLIIACPCALALSSPFTLAAVLSIFDKNKFYLKSTAVVEELARINTFVFDKTGTITNPDAEKLIFIKGDQQQTELPLSQQQMIADLARNSGHPLSRELLRLLDLSKKYPTDAFREKIGRGISGRVNNNIVKLGSSTFIGLPLINSPKGSTIHVMINDEYIGYFLFKQQWRKGFKELIFKLAKKADLHLLSGDQDHDKESLIPFFPSLQQMHFKQSPQNKLDYILKLQHTGKKVLMCGDGLNDAGALKQSDLGVAVTDNVNNFSPGCDAILDAEGFAKLPQFLQQAKDAVKVIHMSFGISVLYNIVGFSFAVQGILSPLIAAILMPLSTATIILFTSIATRWYAHKNHLL; encoded by the coding sequence ATGTTAAAGCCAGCAACCACGTCCGCCCAAACTCAATGTTACCACTGTGGAGATGACCTTCCGGCAAATCCATTTGTACTGGAAAGCAAGCAATTCTGCTGCGTTGGCTGTCAGGGTGTTTACCAGATATTGAGCAAAAATGATCTTTGCAGCTATTATGCCTATAATGATGTACCGGGACAAACGCAAAAGCATCAGGAAAAACATTTTGAATACCTGGATGAGGAAAGCATAGCCGCCGGATTAGTTGACTATAAAGATGAAAAAACAACGGTAATTACGCTGTACATTCCGGCTATACATTGCAGCTCCTGCATTTGGCTGCTTGAGAACCTTTATAAAATTAATCCTTCTATTGTACAATCACGGATTGACTTTCTAAAGAAACAAGTAACCATCACCTATAGAAATACAGAGGTTTCCTTGCGGGGTGTAGTAGAAACGCTGGCCGCAATTGGATATGAGCCTTTAATCAGCTTACAGGATGTGATTAAAGAACAAAAGTCAGGAAATGCAGACCGGGGACTGATCACAAAAATTGCCGTGGCGGGTTTTTGCTTTGGCAATGTCATGCTGCTTAGTTTTCCCGAGTATTTTGGACTAGCAAGCTTTGAGCAACAGTTTAAAGACTTTTTTGGTTGGCTTAACCTGGCATTTTCCGTTCCCGTGTTACTCTACAGCAGTCGTGACTATTTTATTTCAGCATGGAAAAATCTTAAAGTAAAAAATTTAAACCTGGATTTCCCGCTGGCATTGGGTATCGCCGTCATGTTTATCCGTTCTGCCATAGAAATCATTACGCATACGGGTGCGGGCTTTGTGGATACCTTATGTGCCCTTGTATTTTTTCTGCTCATTGGCAAATGGATGCAACAGCACACCTATCACTATCTTTCATTTGAAAGGGACTACAGGTCCTATTTCCCTGTGGCCGTTACCCGGATTAAAAACGGAATAGAAAAACCTGCTCCTTTAAGTGAATTAAGGATTGGCGACCGGATGCTGGTGCGCAGCGGAGAGATTATTCCCGCCGATGCCATTCTGCTAAAAGGTGAATCTAAAATAGATTTCAGCTTTGTTACCGGAGAATCCTTACCGGTAGAGAAAGTTTTGGGTGAAGTTGTATATGCCGGCGGCAGACAATTGGCCGGGGCCATTGAACTTGAAGTTGTAAAACCAGTTTCACAAAGCTACCTGACAAAGCTGTGGAACAACGAAACTTTTGGATCTAAACAAAGAGAAATCAAGACATTTAGTGATACGGTGAGCAAATACTTTAGCTATGTTTTACTACTTATTGCCTTTGGTGCTGCAGCTTACTGGCTTTTTAACCATGATTTAAATAAAGCAGTAGCGGCTTTTACAGCCGTGCTGATTATTGCCTGTCCTTGTGCGCTTGCGCTCAGTTCCCCTTTCACACTTGCAGCGGTACTTAGCATTTTTGATAAAAATAAATTTTACCTTAAAAGCACCGCTGTAGTAGAGGAACTGGCCAGGATAAACACCTTTGTATTTGATAAAACCGGTACAATAACCAATCCGGATGCAGAAAAACTCATCTTTATCAAAGGAGATCAGCAGCAAACAGAATTGCCTTTATCTCAACAGCAAATGATCGCTGACTTAGCAAGAAATTCAGGACATCCCTTAAGCCGGGAATTGCTGAGGCTGCTTGATCTGTCAAAAAAATATCCCACAGATGCTTTCAGGGAAAAAATTGGAAGGGGCATCAGTGGCCGGGTGAATAACAATATCGTGAAATTGGGAAGTTCCACTTTTATTGGCCTGCCACTGATCAACTCTCCAAAAGGAAGTACTATACATGTGATGATCAACGATGAATATATTGGTTATTTTCTATTTAAACAGCAATGGCGCAAGGGTTTCAAAGAATTGATTTTTAAACTGGCAAAAAAGGCAGACCTGCATTTGCTCTCCGGCGATCAGGACCATGACAAAGAAAGCCTGATTCCATTTTTTCCAAGTCTGCAACAGATGCATTTTAAGCAATCTCCACAAAACAAGCTGGATTACATTTTAAAACTTCAACATACAGGAAAGAAAGTATTGATGTGCGGTGATGGGTTAAATGATGCCGGCGCATTAAAACAAAGTGATCTCGGTGTGGCGGTAACCGACAATGTAAACAATTTTTCACCGGGTTGTGATGCCATCCTGGATGCGGAAGGTTTCGCAAAATTGCCTCAGTTTCTGCAACAGGCCAAAGACGCCGTTAAGGTAATCCATATGAGTTTCGGCATCTCTGTACTTTACAATATTGTGGGGTTCTCCTTTGCGGTACAGGGCATTTTATCACCCTTAATTGCGGCCATCCTGATGCCTTTGAGCACTGCTACCATTATTCTTTTCACCAGCATTGCCACACGTTGGTATGCCCATAAAAACCACTTGTTATGA
- a CDS encoding TolC family protein — protein MLRKYLCLSVFCLCFISFSPLKAQTLSLKDAIDTALVNYGAVKAKINYVSASKEGVKQAKREYLPNFSLAAQQDYGTINGQNGPMAPLGPGLSTASSGPALANQNWNAAFGALYLSNVNWDFFTFGRTKERINIAKEILKRDLNDLNQELFQHRIRVSAAYLNLLAAQRLTRSQEKNLERAMIFKNNATIRAANGLIAGVDSALANAEVSNAKIALTKARDLEQEQANRLGILMGITATTFKVDTAAINHIPKSILADQPGLEFTAHPVLQYYKSKIDLSNQQVHYYKKLAYPTFSLIGIFQGRASGFGADYGTNQNSWTRNYSDGINPTRGNYLAGIGVTWNLTSILRSSPQIKAQKYTSLGLQDEYDQVNQQLHAQYALAENKIKNAMANYNEAPIQVSAASAAYLQRSVLYKNGLTTLTDLTQALFALNRAETDRDIAYTNVWQALLLKAAAAGDYNLFINEF, from the coding sequence ATGCTGCGTAAATATCTCTGTTTATCTGTTTTTTGTCTCTGCTTTATCTCTTTCTCTCCACTAAAAGCACAAACTTTAAGTTTAAAAGATGCAATTGACACGGCTTTGGTCAACTATGGTGCGGTAAAAGCCAAAATTAATTATGTATCGGCTTCAAAAGAGGGTGTAAAACAAGCAAAAAGAGAATACCTTCCTAATTTCTCCCTCGCTGCACAACAAGATTATGGAACCATCAATGGACAAAATGGTCCAATGGCTCCATTAGGTCCTGGTTTAAGCACAGCATCTTCGGGACCCGCACTGGCAAATCAAAATTGGAATGCTGCTTTTGGTGCATTGTATTTAAGTAATGTAAATTGGGATTTCTTTACTTTCGGCCGTACCAAAGAAAGAATTAATATTGCTAAAGAAATTCTGAAAAGAGACCTGAACGACCTGAACCAGGAGCTGTTTCAACACCGGATCAGGGTTTCTGCAGCCTACCTTAATTTACTTGCTGCACAAAGACTAACCCGGTCTCAGGAGAAAAATCTGGAGCGGGCCATGATCTTTAAAAATAATGCCACCATAAGAGCTGCGAACGGATTAATTGCCGGCGTAGATTCTGCGCTTGCAAACGCCGAAGTTTCGAATGCCAAAATTGCGTTAACCAAAGCACGTGATCTGGAACAAGAACAAGCCAATAGGCTTGGGATCTTAATGGGCATAACGGCTACCACATTCAAGGTAGATACTGCCGCCATAAACCACATTCCGAAATCTATTTTAGCAGATCAGCCTGGTCTGGAGTTTACGGCGCATCCTGTATTGCAATACTACAAAAGTAAAATTGACCTGAGCAATCAGCAGGTACATTATTATAAAAAGCTGGCTTACCCCACCTTTTCTTTGATTGGCATTTTTCAGGGCAGGGCTTCTGGTTTCGGCGCTGATTACGGAACCAACCAGAATTCATGGACCAGAAATTACAGCGATGGCATCAATCCAACCCGTGGAAATTACCTGGCTGGAATTGGGGTGACCTGGAACCTGACCAGTATTTTGCGGAGCAGTCCACAAATAAAGGCGCAAAAATATACCAGCTTAGGCTTGCAGGATGAATATGATCAGGTAAACCAACAACTTCATGCACAATATGCACTGGCAGAAAATAAAATTAAAAACGCCATGGCCAATTATAATGAAGCGCCCATACAGGTTAGTGCAGCCTCTGCGGCATACCTGCAAAGAAGCGTACTGTATAAAAACGGACTCACTACGCTTACAGATCTAACCCAGGCGCTTTTTGCCCTTAACCGTGCGGAGACAGACCGGGATATTGCCTATACCAATGTATGGCAGGCCTTATTGCTTAAAGCTGCGGCTGCGGGCGACTACAACTTGTTTATCAATGAATTTTAA
- the ccoN gene encoding cytochrome-c oxidase, cbb3-type subunit I has product MTEKFYYDNKIVRNFAIATIVWGIVGMTVGLLVAMQLFKPALNMGSQYTTFGRIRPLHTNAVIFAFVGNAIFMGVYYSLQRLLKARMFSDALSSIHFWGWQLIIVATAITLPLGLTTAHEYAEMEWPIDIAITLIWVVFGINMFGTIIKRREKHMYVAIWFYIATFVTVAVLHITNSIQLPISAFKSYYLYAGVQDALVQWWYGHNAVAFFLTTPYLGMMYYYLPKMAGRPVYSYKLSILHFWSLIFIYIWAGPHHLLYTSLPGWAQSLGVAFSIMLIAPSWGGMINGLLTLRGAWDKVREDPKLKFMVVGITAYGMATFEGPMLALKQINAIAHYTDWIVAHVHVGALGWNGFLTFGILYWLIPRIFNTNLYSKKLASFHFWIGTLGIIFYAVPLYFAGFTQGLMWKEFTAEGVLKYPNFLETVIQIIPMYMLRALGGALYLIGVIVMTYNLYKTMVLGKLVANEPAEAQALTADYVAQGAEKKWHRVLERKPMVFMVLSLVVILIGGMIEMMPTFTIKSNVPTISSVKPYTPLELHGRDVYIREGCVNCHSQMIRPFRSETERYGEYSKAGEFVYDHPFLWGSKRTGPDLQREGGKYGNAWHYNHLYDPQTMSPGSIMPPYEWLIDQTLDTTTTVAKINAMRTLGVPYPEGFEYEANARLDEQAKAIAADLKQNNIKVKSDKEIIAIIAYLQRLGTDIKAK; this is encoded by the coding sequence ATGACTGAGAAATTTTATTACGACAACAAGATCGTCAGGAACTTTGCTATCGCCACCATTGTTTGGGGCATAGTAGGTATGACGGTGGGCCTGCTGGTTGCCATGCAGCTTTTTAAACCTGCACTCAACATGGGCTCGCAATACACCACTTTTGGCCGCATCCGTCCATTGCATACCAATGCAGTAATTTTTGCTTTTGTAGGCAATGCCATTTTTATGGGCGTTTATTATTCACTTCAGCGGTTACTTAAAGCCCGCATGTTCAGCGATGCACTTAGTTCTATCCACTTTTGGGGCTGGCAATTAATTATTGTAGCTACTGCTATTACGCTTCCACTGGGGCTTACTACAGCACATGAGTATGCCGAAATGGAATGGCCTATTGATATCGCCATCACGCTAATTTGGGTAGTATTTGGGATCAACATGTTTGGAACCATCATTAAAAGAAGGGAAAAACACATGTATGTAGCCATCTGGTTTTACATAGCTACATTTGTGACAGTAGCAGTACTGCACATTACCAATTCCATTCAGCTCCCTATTTCTGCTTTCAAAAGTTACTATTTGTATGCAGGTGTACAAGATGCGCTGGTACAATGGTGGTACGGACACAATGCGGTGGCATTTTTCCTGACTACACCTTACCTGGGGATGATGTATTACTACTTGCCTAAGATGGCCGGCAGACCAGTATATTCTTACAAACTGAGTATCCTGCACTTTTGGTCGCTGATTTTCATCTACATTTGGGCCGGTCCGCACCATTTGTTATATACTTCCTTACCAGGTTGGGCACAATCTTTAGGCGTAGCTTTTTCTATTATGCTGATTGCACCAAGCTGGGGAGGCATGATCAATGGCTTGTTAACCCTTCGTGGTGCCTGGGATAAAGTAAGGGAAGATCCTAAGCTCAAATTTATGGTGGTGGGTATTACCGCCTATGGTATGGCCACATTTGAAGGCCCCATGCTGGCTTTAAAACAGATCAATGCTATAGCGCACTATACCGATTGGATAGTAGCTCACGTACATGTGGGTGCATTGGGCTGGAACGGATTTTTAACTTTCGGGATTCTTTACTGGCTAATTCCAAGAATTTTCAATACTAATTTGTATTCTAAAAAGCTGGCATCATTCCATTTCTGGATAGGCACTTTGGGTATCATATTCTATGCCGTACCACTTTACTTTGCCGGTTTTACACAAGGTTTAATGTGGAAAGAATTTACTGCTGAAGGTGTATTGAAGTATCCAAACTTTCTGGAAACTGTGATTCAAATTATCCCGATGTATATGCTGAGGGCACTAGGTGGTGCATTATACCTGATTGGTGTAATTGTAATGACTTACAACCTTTACAAAACCATGGTATTGGGTAAACTGGTTGCCAATGAACCCGCAGAAGCGCAGGCACTAACAGCAGATTATGTAGCACAAGGCGCGGAGAAAAAATGGCACCGCGTACTGGAGCGTAAACCAATGGTATTTATGGTGCTCTCTCTTGTTGTGATCCTGATTGGCGGGATGATTGAAATGATGCCAACATTTACCATAAAATCTAACGTACCTACCATAAGCAGTGTAAAACCATATACGCCTTTAGAATTGCATGGTAGGGATGTATACATCCGTGAAGGTTGTGTAAACTGTCACTCGCAAATGATCAGGCCATTCCGTTCTGAAACGGAGCGTTATGGAGAATACAGTAAGGCAGGAGAATTCGTATACGATCATCCATTTTTATGGGGCTCCAAACGTACAGGACCAGACTTACAGCGCGAGGGTGGAAAATATGGCAATGCATGGCATTACAACCACCTTTATGATCCGCAGACGATGTCGCCGGGAAGTATTATGCCTCCGTACGAATGGTTAATTGACCAAACTTTGGATACTACCACTACAGTAGCTAAAATAAATGCCATGCGTACACTTGGTGTGCCCTACCCGGAAGGTTTTGAATATGAAGCCAATGCCAGACTTGATGAACAGGCGAAAGCCATTGCCGCAGACTTAAAGCAAAACAACATTAAAGTAAAGAGCGATAAGGAGATCATAGCCATCATTGCCTACCTGCAACGTTTGGGAACAGATATTAAAGCAAAATAA
- the ccoS gene encoding cbb3-type cytochrome oxidase assembly protein CcoS: MNMIFLLIGLSIFLALMFLLAFFWASRTGQNDDTCTPAIRILFEDTQKPAEPDADSILPQQTIR, translated from the coding sequence ATGAACATGATCTTTTTATTGATAGGCCTGAGTATTTTCCTGGCCCTGATGTTTTTACTGGCCTTTTTCTGGGCCAGCCGAACGGGGCAGAACGATGATACCTGTACGCCGGCAATCCGCATCTTATTTGAGGATACACAAAAGCCCGCTGAGCCGGACGCTGATTCTATATTACCACAACAAACCATCCGTTAA
- a CDS encoding glycoside hydrolase family 88 protein — protein MNFKNYILNGLLCAATVFMPFVSFAQQRKSNTAAEVKFINTELSDAVKQYKYLTANTKADRFPKAYFPKNDSLATSASEWWCSGFYPGTLWYLYEGTKDPATLKAAIGKLADLKKEEFNKDTHDLGFMMYCSFGNAYRIAHTAAYKEVLINSARSLASRFDPKVGLIKSWNSKDPSEYLVIIDNMMNLELLFWATQATGDSSYYKIAVTHADHTLKNHFRKDYSSYHVVNYDGTTGAVKQQKTHQGYADASAWARGQAWGLYGYTLMYRATKNKKYLEQAKNISSFILNHPRLPKDKIPYWDFDAPNIPNAPRDASAAAVMASAWIELAGYTTGQASARYLNTAKEIVHTLASPAYKAKPGTYGGFLLMHSVGHLPAKSEVDVALSYADYYYVECLIRLKKQFTK, from the coding sequence ATGAACTTTAAAAATTACATCTTAAATGGCCTTCTGTGTGCAGCAACGGTTTTTATGCCTTTTGTCAGCTTTGCCCAGCAACGTAAAAGCAATACTGCAGCAGAAGTTAAATTTATCAATACGGAACTTTCTGATGCTGTGAAACAGTACAAATACCTGACTGCAAATACTAAAGCAGACAGATTTCCTAAAGCGTACTTTCCTAAAAATGATTCCCTTGCTACAAGCGCATCAGAATGGTGGTGCAGTGGCTTTTACCCAGGTACGTTATGGTACCTTTACGAAGGTACAAAAGACCCTGCTACCTTAAAGGCAGCAATAGGCAAGCTTGCGGACCTAAAGAAAGAGGAATTTAATAAAGACACGCACGATCTGGGTTTTATGATGTATTGCAGCTTTGGCAACGCATATAGAATTGCGCATACTGCGGCCTATAAAGAGGTGCTCATCAACAGCGCGAGGTCATTGGCGAGCCGCTTTGACCCAAAAGTGGGCTTAATTAAGTCATGGAATTCCAAAGACCCCTCAGAATATCTTGTAATCATAGACAACATGATGAACCTTGAACTTTTATTTTGGGCCACTCAAGCAACAGGTGATTCCAGCTACTATAAAATTGCGGTTACCCATGCTGACCATACTTTGAAAAATCATTTCAGAAAAGATTACTCTTCTTACCATGTGGTAAATTATGATGGTACTACAGGAGCGGTTAAACAGCAAAAAACCCATCAGGGCTATGCGGATGCTTCTGCATGGGCAAGGGGACAGGCATGGGGATTATATGGCTATACGCTGATGTACAGAGCAACTAAAAACAAGAAATACCTGGAACAGGCTAAAAATATTTCGTCTTTTATTCTTAACCATCCCCGCTTACCAAAAGATAAAATTCCTTACTGGGATTTTGATGCACCGAACATTCCAAATGCACCCCGTGATGCCTCTGCAGCAGCGGTGATGGCTTCTGCCTGGATTGAACTGGCCGGCTACACAACTGGACAAGCATCGGCCAGGTATTTAAATACAGCAAAAGAAATTGTCCATACGCTGGCTTCTCCGGCTTACAAAGCAAAACCAGGTACCTACGGTGGCTTTTTGCTGATGCATAGTGTAGGGCACTTGCCTGCCAAATCGGAGGTAGATGTAGCATTGTCTTATGCTGATTATTATTATGTAGAGTGCCTAATAAGGCTCAAAAAGCAGTTTACAAAGTAA